The following proteins are co-located in the Microbacterium sp. Clip185 genome:
- a CDS encoding cation transporter, with product MRIDSVGRTDLPDQQREALRSAVRWEWFTIGYTTVTIVLIALVVGGSQAMKTAWIEDMLSLIPQISFLLALLFIRRRPTRAFPFGLHRVMGVGHLVAGVALLAIGGSLAIESVIGLVKAEHPAIGTVRVFGATVWLGWFMVAVMALVVVGPFFYGHAKAKLAPVLHNKVLYADADMAKADWTTTVASIVGVLGVGIGLWWLDGVAALFISVGIVWDGIKNARTAILDLIDQRARTEDDSGTHPLIGRIVQRLEELPWVDAAAVRMRDMGQVFHVEAYVVPRRRKVRVRELDDARRAVAEIDWKMQDVSIVVVTTLPEEATDEIVVA from the coding sequence ATGCGGATCGACTCGGTCGGGCGCACCGACCTCCCTGACCAGCAGCGGGAAGCGCTGCGTTCCGCTGTGCGCTGGGAGTGGTTCACGATCGGATACACGACGGTCACGATCGTGCTGATCGCCCTCGTCGTGGGCGGATCTCAGGCGATGAAGACCGCGTGGATCGAGGACATGCTCTCCCTCATCCCGCAGATCTCCTTCCTCCTCGCGCTCCTGTTCATCCGTCGCCGGCCCACGCGCGCATTCCCGTTCGGGCTGCACCGTGTGATGGGCGTCGGCCATCTCGTCGCCGGCGTCGCCCTGCTGGCGATCGGCGGCAGCCTCGCGATCGAATCGGTCATCGGGCTCGTGAAAGCCGAGCATCCGGCGATCGGGACGGTGCGCGTGTTCGGCGCGACCGTGTGGCTCGGATGGTTCATGGTCGCCGTCATGGCGCTCGTCGTGGTGGGGCCGTTCTTCTACGGTCATGCGAAGGCGAAGCTCGCGCCGGTCCTGCACAACAAGGTGCTCTACGCGGACGCCGACATGGCCAAGGCCGACTGGACCACGACCGTCGCCTCGATCGTGGGTGTGCTCGGGGTGGGAATCGGACTCTGGTGGCTCGACGGCGTCGCGGCGCTGTTCATCTCGGTCGGGATCGTCTGGGACGGCATCAAGAACGCGCGCACGGCCATCCTCGATCTGATCGATCAGCGGGCACGAACGGAGGACGACAGCGGCACCCATCCGCTCATCGGCCGCATCGTCCAGCGTCTCGAGGAGCTGCCGTGGGTGGATGCGGCCGCGGTGCGCATGCGCGACATGGGCCAGGTCTTCCACGTCGAGGCGTATGTCGTGCCCCGGCGCCGGAAGGTGCGGGTGCGCGAGCTCGACGACGCGCGCCGCGCCGTGGCCGAGATCGACTGGAAGATGCAGGACGTGTCGATCGTGGTCGTGACGACTCTGCCCGAGGAGGCGACCGACGAGATCGTGGTGGCCTGA
- a CDS encoding transporter substrate-binding domain-containing protein, whose protein sequence is MRPRIASALAVAATLALALTGCGIPADPDGSLDRITGGVLRAGASPSGELVIVDGGEVSGVLADVVEDFAAARDARVEWTVDSEEDLVDDLASGRLDVAVGGMTAQTPWAEQVSVTRAYPQLPGSNGADVVILLPMGENGLQAAIERFLDEEVG, encoded by the coding sequence ATGAGACCGCGGATCGCATCGGCGCTCGCCGTGGCGGCGACACTCGCTCTCGCGCTGACCGGATGCGGCATCCCCGCCGACCCGGACGGATCTCTCGATCGCATCACCGGCGGCGTGCTCCGCGCCGGCGCTTCGCCGAGCGGCGAGCTGGTGATCGTGGACGGAGGCGAGGTGTCGGGCGTTCTCGCGGACGTGGTCGAGGACTTCGCCGCAGCGCGGGACGCCCGCGTCGAGTGGACGGTCGACAGCGAAGAGGACCTCGTCGACGATCTGGCGTCGGGCCGCCTCGACGTCGCTGTGGGAGGTATGACCGCCCAGACGCCGTGGGCCGAGCAGGTCTCGGTCACCCGCGCATACCCGCAGCTGCCCGGGTCGAACGGAGCGGATGTGGTGATCCTGCTTCCGATGGGCGAGAACGGTCTCCAGGCGGCGATCGAACGCTTCCTCGACGAGGAGGTCGGCTGA
- a CDS encoding LLM class F420-dependent oxidoreductase — protein MTRFGYTLMTEQSGPRELVRYAAGAEEAGFDFLVSSDHFSPWLTSQGHAPHAWTVLGAVAQATNRVELMTYVTCPTMRYHPTIVAQKAATLQLLSEGRFTLGLGSGENLNEHVVGEGWPAVQMRQDMLVEAIEIIRALHTGELVTYDGQYFRVDSARIWDNPEGGVPIGVAVSGDSSIEKFVDLAEHLIAVEPDADLVHAWDSKQPAGGSESGESRKIGQIPISWDPDRDAAIARAHDEFRWFGGGWGVNADLPTPAGFAAASQFVRPEDVADSIACGPDLDELAESVRPFLDAGFTDVAVVQIGDAQQERFVAEVAAPLLEKLRAL, from the coding sequence ATGACACGTTTCGGCTACACCCTCATGACCGAGCAGAGCGGGCCGCGCGAGCTCGTACGCTATGCCGCCGGCGCGGAGGAGGCGGGATTCGACTTCCTCGTCTCGAGCGACCACTTCTCACCGTGGCTGACGAGCCAGGGACACGCCCCGCACGCGTGGACCGTGCTGGGAGCCGTCGCGCAGGCGACGAACCGCGTCGAGCTGATGACGTACGTGACCTGTCCGACGATGCGCTACCACCCCACGATCGTCGCCCAGAAGGCCGCCACGCTGCAGCTCCTCTCCGAAGGACGCTTCACGCTGGGCCTCGGCTCCGGCGAGAACCTCAACGAGCACGTCGTCGGGGAAGGCTGGCCCGCCGTGCAGATGCGCCAGGACATGCTCGTCGAGGCCATCGAGATCATCCGGGCCCTGCACACGGGCGAACTCGTCACCTACGACGGCCAGTACTTCCGCGTCGACTCCGCCCGCATCTGGGACAACCCCGAGGGCGGCGTGCCCATCGGCGTCGCGGTGTCCGGCGACAGCTCCATCGAGAAGTTCGTAGACCTCGCCGAGCACCTCATCGCCGTCGAGCCGGATGCCGACCTCGTGCACGCATGGGACAGCAAGCAGCCGGCGGGCGGCTCGGAATCGGGCGAGTCGCGCAAGATCGGCCAGATCCCGATCAGCTGGGATCCGGACCGCGACGCGGCGATCGCCCGCGCGCACGACGAGTTCCGCTGGTTCGGCGGCGGCTGGGGCGTCAACGCCGACCTGCCCACGCCCGCAGGGTTCGCGGCCGCATCCCAGTTCGTGCGTCCGGAGGACGTCGCGGACTCGATCGCGTGCGGGCCGGACCTCGACGAGCTGGCCGAAAGCGTGCGACCGTTCCTGGATGCGGGCTTCACGGACGTCGCGGTCGTGCAGATCGGCGATGCGCAGCAGGAGCGTTTCGTCGCCGAGGTCGCCGCACCCCTGCTCGAGAAGCTCCGCGCCCTCTGA
- a CDS encoding glycerol-3-phosphate dehydrogenase/oxidase encodes MSLRRALPNGAVDVLVVGGGITGVAIAYEAASRGLSVALVEAGDLGGATSAATGKLIHGGLRYLKNLEVRLVRESLAERRTLLAIAPHLVRPIGMVLPEPGLIEHVGLTAYDALSFDRNRLADASAHIPRHRSLSPAELVDRGLGWMRHGILYYDAMMLSPERLTLAFAEAAASHRATISTYTRATKLLVRAGRVVGAEVHDAVSDETAEIAATVTIDATGSFSHDFLARTPALRETIGPAPAVRSEGIYLVTRRLGETMVLTVSSGGHFSVAPWRDRSLIGPTETPYTGPVDQWRLTLGAIERFIAEINAGAKLPEPLTLDDVTAAYGGLRPLAESAGTDTYRASRASDLVDHARHGVAGLFSALGGKYTTSRAFAQQIVDRLAAHGLRPAPSTTAKTPLPGGDVDDVTAAQAVLRRDAAGLGFAADTADVLFAHYGSRARSVLALAASDPRLAERATSDGEPLAAVAWAVRDEAPEHLTDVLLRRTGIGRLQDPGERILGLAADIMAEARSWSRERTAAELAEARTAVRLPVD; translated from the coding sequence ATGAGTCTGCGGCGCGCTCTGCCGAACGGCGCGGTCGACGTGCTCGTCGTCGGCGGCGGTATCACCGGTGTCGCCATCGCGTACGAGGCGGCGAGTCGCGGGCTCTCCGTGGCGCTCGTCGAGGCGGGTGATCTCGGCGGCGCCACGAGTGCCGCCACCGGCAAGCTCATCCACGGCGGTCTGCGCTACCTCAAGAACCTCGAGGTGCGCCTCGTGCGCGAGTCCCTCGCCGAGCGCCGCACCCTGCTCGCCATCGCGCCGCACCTCGTGCGCCCGATCGGCATGGTGCTGCCCGAGCCGGGACTCATCGAGCATGTCGGCCTGACCGCGTACGACGCGCTGTCGTTCGACCGCAACCGGCTCGCGGACGCGTCCGCACACATCCCCCGGCACCGATCGCTGTCGCCCGCCGAGCTCGTCGATCGCGGCCTCGGATGGATGCGGCACGGCATCCTCTACTACGACGCGATGATGCTCTCGCCGGAACGCCTCACGCTCGCCTTCGCGGAGGCGGCCGCATCCCACCGTGCGACCATCTCGACGTACACCCGTGCGACGAAGCTGCTCGTGCGCGCGGGGCGCGTGGTCGGGGCCGAGGTGCACGATGCCGTCTCGGACGAGACGGCGGAGATCGCCGCCACGGTGACGATCGATGCGACCGGCTCCTTCTCGCACGACTTCCTCGCCCGGACCCCGGCGCTGCGCGAGACCATCGGCCCGGCACCCGCCGTGCGCTCGGAGGGCATCTACCTCGTCACCCGGCGCCTCGGCGAGACGATGGTGCTGACGGTCTCCTCCGGCGGGCACTTCAGCGTCGCCCCGTGGCGTGATCGCAGCCTCATCGGGCCCACAGAGACGCCGTACACCGGTCCTGTGGACCAGTGGCGGCTCACACTGGGCGCGATCGAGCGGTTCATCGCCGAGATCAACGCGGGCGCGAAGCTGCCGGAGCCGCTGACACTCGACGATGTCACGGCCGCGTACGGCGGCCTGCGTCCGCTCGCCGAGTCGGCGGGCACCGACACGTACCGGGCCTCCCGCGCATCCGATCTCGTCGATCATGCGCGTCACGGGGTCGCGGGTCTGTTCTCCGCGCTCGGCGGCAAGTACACGACCTCCCGCGCCTTCGCCCAGCAGATCGTCGACCGCCTGGCCGCGCACGGACTGCGCCCAGCCCCCTCGACCACCGCGAAGACGCCCCTTCCCGGTGGCGATGTCGACGACGTCACGGCCGCGCAGGCGGTGCTCCGTCGGGATGCCGCGGGGCTCGGTTTCGCGGCGGACACAGCCGACGTGCTCTTCGCCCATTACGGCAGCAGGGCTCGTTCCGTGCTGGCTCTTGCCGCATCCGACCCGCGTCTCGCCGAGCGCGCCACTTCCGACGGCGAGCCGCTCGCGGCAGTCGCGTGGGCCGTGCGCGATGAGGCTCCCGAGCACCTCACCGACGTGCTGCTGCGGCGCACCGGGATCGGCCGCCTCCAGGATCCCGGGGAGCGCATCCTCGGCCTCGCCGCGGACATCATGGCCGAGGCGCGCTCCTGGAGCCGGGAGCGGACCGCCGCGGAGCTCGCCGAGGCGCGCACGGCGGTCCGCCTGCCCGTCGACTGA
- a CDS encoding aminoglycoside phosphotransferase family protein, whose product MSAVGSRPIARGRSAEVFADGDDRVVKLAFPGIDATEVAQEIAASRLAYELGITPVRCHGGIEMDGRHGIVFDRIDGIPLTAVAERNILRLPQVGSTLAAEHLFVHRARTDRLPDVRELAVAQLDTPALSALTPTERDAVARRIRALPAGDAVLHLDFHPQNVFVLAGRNVVIDWQTAVAGQPAADVALTRLLFREAELFPGTSAPMRVVYGAVRRILLRFYLRSYLRAGTVSVADLDRWEIAARVLRLGLLDIASERERMIAGIRADLAAA is encoded by the coding sequence ATGAGCGCCGTGGGCTCCCGTCCGATCGCGCGCGGTCGGTCCGCCGAGGTCTTCGCCGATGGCGACGACCGCGTCGTCAAGCTCGCCTTTCCCGGCATCGACGCGACCGAGGTCGCTCAAGAGATCGCCGCCTCGCGCCTCGCGTACGAGCTCGGCATCACCCCGGTGCGCTGTCACGGTGGCATCGAGATGGACGGACGCCACGGCATCGTGTTCGACCGCATCGACGGCATCCCGCTCACGGCCGTCGCCGAACGCAACATCCTGCGCCTGCCTCAGGTGGGCAGCACTCTCGCCGCCGAGCACCTGTTCGTCCACCGCGCTCGCACCGACCGCCTGCCCGACGTGCGCGAGCTCGCTGTCGCGCAGCTGGACACCCCCGCGCTCTCGGCCCTCACACCGACCGAACGGGATGCCGTCGCCCGCCGCATCCGCGCCCTCCCCGCCGGCGATGCGGTGCTGCACCTGGACTTCCACCCGCAGAACGTGTTCGTGCTCGCCGGGCGCAACGTCGTCATCGACTGGCAGACGGCGGTCGCCGGCCAGCCCGCCGCCGACGTCGCCCTCACGCGTCTGCTGTTCCGCGAGGCGGAGCTCTTCCCCGGTACCTCGGCGCCGATGCGCGTCGTCTACGGGGCGGTGCGCCGTATCCTCCTCCGCTTCTACCTGCGGTCGTATCTGCGGGCCGGCACCGTCAGCGTCGCCGACCTCGATCGATGGGAGATCGCCGCGCGCGTGCTGCGTCTGGGGCTTCTCGACATCGCGTCCGAGCGCGAGCGCATGATCGCCGGCATCCGCGCCGACCTGGCGGCGGCATGA
- a CDS encoding class II aldolase/adducin family protein: MTTTSDISAARVAVADASRSLAEAGLLVGTAGNVSMRIGELAAVTATGAVLGELTPEQVTIVTLEGEVVEGDWAPTSETALHLGVLRHAPADQVGAVVHTHAPMATSLSLVLDEVPVVHYQQLLLGGALRVAPFHPFGSVELAHAVGAALDGRLAALMANHGAVALGRDLVHAVENALLTEWICDLYWHARAIGEPRALDAVAQRAVVEAATRRGYGQPQRAER; this comes from the coding sequence ATGACAACGACGTCAGATATCTCCGCCGCGCGCGTCGCGGTGGCAGACGCCTCCCGATCCCTGGCCGAAGCAGGCCTGCTCGTCGGCACCGCCGGCAACGTCAGCATGCGCATCGGCGAGCTCGCCGCCGTGACGGCCACCGGCGCCGTGCTTGGTGAGCTCACCCCGGAACAGGTGACGATCGTCACGCTCGAGGGCGAGGTCGTCGAGGGCGACTGGGCGCCCACATCCGAGACGGCGCTGCATCTGGGCGTGCTCCGGCACGCACCCGCCGATCAGGTCGGGGCGGTGGTGCACACCCACGCACCCATGGCGACGAGCCTCTCGCTCGTGCTCGACGAGGTGCCGGTCGTGCACTACCAGCAGCTGCTTCTCGGCGGGGCACTGCGGGTCGCCCCCTTCCACCCGTTCGGAAGCGTCGAACTCGCGCACGCCGTGGGGGCAGCGCTGGACGGGCGACTCGCCGCGCTCATGGCCAATCACGGTGCCGTCGCCCTCGGGCGCGACCTCGTCCACGCGGTCGAGAATGCGCTGCTGACGGAGTGGATCTGCGATCTGTACTGGCACGCGCGCGCCATCGGCGAGCCTCGCGCGCTGGACGCCGTCGCGCAGCGCGCGGTCGTGGAGGCCGCCACTCGTCGCGGATACGGCCAGCCGCAGCGAGCCGAGCGATGA
- a CDS encoding TetR/AcrR family transcriptional regulator, whose amino-acid sequence MTRLAATEPDWDRIPLQRAPRQDRSREKVARALAAASDLVAREGVAALTLPRVAEAAGVSVGALYQYLPDRDAIVRALVAEYHAQLETLLENAVVLTRESTPPADPVGHVIDAVAEIYRDRDAVRTLGTASAGGPIDADRAAHKQRMAEAAARLLHASGLTRDETDATARARVAFLAADAVLHDAFAAPPDAQEQTLHELRLLLRRYLQP is encoded by the coding sequence GTGACACGCCTCGCTGCGACGGAACCGGACTGGGACCGCATCCCGCTGCAGCGCGCACCCCGCCAGGACCGCTCGCGCGAGAAGGTGGCGCGGGCGCTGGCGGCCGCATCCGATCTCGTGGCGCGAGAAGGCGTGGCGGCTCTGACGCTCCCGCGCGTGGCCGAGGCCGCGGGGGTCAGCGTGGGCGCCCTGTACCAGTACCTTCCCGACCGTGACGCGATCGTGCGTGCCCTCGTGGCGGAGTACCACGCACAACTCGAGACTCTGCTGGAGAACGCGGTCGTCCTGACGCGTGAGAGCACGCCGCCCGCCGACCCCGTGGGCCATGTGATCGACGCCGTCGCCGAGATCTATCGCGACCGCGATGCGGTGCGCACTCTCGGCACCGCCTCCGCCGGCGGCCCCATTGACGCCGACCGCGCGGCACACAAGCAGCGGATGGCCGAGGCCGCCGCGCGCCTCCTCCATGCCAGCGGGCTCACCCGTGACGAGACGGATGCGACGGCCCGCGCGCGTGTCGCGTTCCTCGCCGCCGACGCTGTGCTGCACGACGCCTTCGCTGCCCCGCCCGATGCGCAGGAACAGACCCTGCACGAGCTACGCCTGCTCCTTCGCCGCTACCTCCAGCCCTGA
- a CDS encoding Lrp/AsnC family transcriptional regulator produces MAQAQNRRMDSVDERILWELRRDASQTNAALAARVGLSPSTTHARVRALRESGALGSAHADVDFAALGLPLQAIVAVKLRAQARPAIKTYAEKVSRLPNVLNLFFLGGQTDFLIHVVTTSPEQLRDFVATRLSMDPAVASTETQIVFDWVRTSARAAGFDDMRGPIG; encoded by the coding sequence ATGGCGCAGGCGCAGAACCGACGGATGGACTCGGTCGACGAGCGCATCCTCTGGGAGCTTCGTCGCGACGCGTCGCAGACCAACGCGGCGCTCGCGGCGCGCGTCGGGCTCTCGCCGTCGACGACGCACGCACGCGTGCGGGCGCTGCGGGAGTCGGGTGCCCTCGGTTCGGCCCACGCCGACGTGGACTTCGCAGCATTGGGGCTGCCGCTCCAAGCCATCGTCGCGGTCAAACTCCGCGCGCAGGCGCGTCCGGCGATCAAGACCTACGCCGAGAAGGTCTCGCGTCTGCCGAACGTCCTGAATCTCTTCTTCCTCGGCGGCCAGACCGACTTTCTCATCCACGTCGTCACGACCTCGCCGGAGCAGCTGCGTGACTTCGTCGCCACGCGCCTGAGCATGGATCCCGCGGTCGCCTCGACCGAGACGCAGATCGTGTTCGACTGGGTGCGCACCTCCGCCCGCGCCGCCGGGTTCGACGACATGCGCGGCCCCATCGGCTGA
- the ald gene encoding alanine dehydrogenase: MRIGIPTEVKNHEYRVAATPAGVRELVRHGHEVSVQRGAGIGSSITDEEFAAAGARLVDVAEAWAAELVLKVKEPIPSEYGYLRDDLTLFTYLHLAADEHLVDALLAAGTTAIAYETVQLPDRSLPLLAPMSEVAGRLSVLTGGYHLLGSQGGRGVLLAGVPGVRPAKVAVIGGGIAGSNAVAQAVGLGADVTVLDISIPRLRQLDDLYRGAVRTVASSAYEIERTVLEADLVIGAVLIPGAKAPHLVSHEIVERMKTGSVLVDIAIDQGGCFEDSHPTTHDDPTFRVGPTIFSCVANMPGAAAGTSTPALTNATLPYALALADKGWERALADDPALALGLNTLGGSIANAGVAAAFPDKPRV; the protein is encoded by the coding sequence ATGCGCATCGGAATCCCCACCGAGGTCAAGAACCACGAGTACCGCGTCGCCGCCACGCCCGCCGGCGTGCGCGAGCTCGTGCGCCACGGCCACGAGGTCTCGGTGCAGCGCGGCGCCGGCATCGGCAGCTCGATCACCGACGAGGAGTTCGCCGCCGCGGGTGCGCGGCTCGTCGACGTCGCCGAAGCGTGGGCGGCCGAGCTCGTCCTCAAGGTCAAGGAGCCGATCCCCTCCGAGTACGGCTATCTGCGCGACGACCTCACCCTCTTCACCTACCTGCACCTGGCCGCCGACGAGCACCTCGTCGACGCACTGCTGGCCGCCGGCACGACGGCCATCGCGTACGAGACCGTTCAGCTGCCCGATCGCTCCCTGCCGCTGCTGGCCCCCATGAGCGAGGTCGCCGGACGCCTGTCCGTGCTGACCGGCGGCTACCACCTCCTCGGTTCGCAGGGCGGCCGCGGGGTCCTGCTGGCCGGAGTCCCCGGCGTGCGTCCCGCGAAGGTCGCGGTCATCGGCGGCGGCATCGCCGGCAGCAATGCGGTCGCGCAGGCCGTGGGCCTCGGCGCGGACGTCACCGTGCTCGACATCTCCATCCCGCGGCTGCGTCAGCTCGACGACCTGTACCGCGGCGCGGTGCGCACGGTGGCATCCAGCGCCTACGAGATCGAGCGCACGGTGCTGGAGGCAGACCTCGTCATCGGAGCCGTCCTCATCCCCGGCGCGAAGGCGCCGCATCTCGTCTCGCACGAGATCGTCGAGCGGATGAAGACGGGCAGCGTGCTCGTGGACATCGCCATCGACCAGGGCGGGTGCTTCGAAGACTCCCACCCCACCACCCACGACGACCCGACATTCCGTGTCGGCCCCACGATCTTCTCCTGCGTGGCGAACATGCCCGGCGCCGCCGCCGGCACCTCGACGCCCGCCCTGACCAATGCGACGCTGCCCTACGCACTGGCTCTCGCCGACAAGGGATGGGAGCGGGCCCTCGCCGACGATCCGGCCCTGGCGCTCGGACTCAACACGCTCGGGGGTTCAATCGCGAACGCGGGCGTCGCCGCGGCCTTCCCCGACAAGCCCCGCGTCTGA
- a CDS encoding SDR family NAD(P)-dependent oxidoreductase: protein MQETRRPVAVVTGASSGLGRGYAERFAARGHDLVLIARRADRLEELAATLRSQHGRQVDVIPADLADPAAPEQIAAELAQRSLTAEVLVNCAGFGTAGAFAGEDPARIAQEIAVDVTAPTLLTRLLLPDLLAADGGILLMVSSTAGHQPTPNLAVYGACKAFLTSLTASIWEENRGSRMRVLAVCPGPTATEFFEASGSEQFKVGRVGTIDEVLDATFTALDARRGPVVTVGWGNRIQSIGSKLAPRRLTLRVGRTATERAGRNA, encoded by the coding sequence ATGCAGGAAACGCGGCGACCCGTGGCGGTCGTGACGGGCGCGAGCTCGGGGCTCGGACGCGGCTACGCGGAGCGTTTCGCCGCCCGCGGCCACGATCTCGTGCTCATCGCCCGCCGAGCGGACCGACTCGAGGAGCTCGCCGCCACGCTGCGCTCGCAGCACGGCCGACAGGTCGATGTGATCCCGGCCGACCTCGCCGATCCCGCTGCCCCCGAGCAGATCGCGGCCGAACTCGCGCAACGCTCGCTCACGGCGGAGGTCCTGGTGAACTGCGCCGGGTTCGGAACCGCGGGCGCCTTCGCCGGCGAGGACCCCGCGCGCATCGCTCAGGAGATCGCGGTCGATGTGACCGCACCCACACTGCTCACCCGGCTGCTGCTGCCGGACCTGCTCGCCGCCGACGGCGGCATCCTGCTCATGGTCTCCAGCACCGCGGGCCACCAGCCCACCCCCAACCTCGCCGTGTACGGCGCGTGCAAGGCGTTTCTCACCTCGCTGACCGCCTCGATCTGGGAGGAGAACCGCGGATCCCGGATGCGGGTGCTGGCCGTCTGCCCGGGCCCGACCGCGACCGAGTTCTTCGAGGCGTCGGGTTCCGAGCAGTTCAAGGTGGGCCGCGTCGGCACGATCGACGAGGTGCTCGACGCGACGTTCACCGCCCTCGACGCCCGCCGCGGCCCCGTCGTCACGGTCGGCTGGGGCAACCGCATCCAGTCGATCGGCTCGAAGCTCGCGCCGCGCCGGCTGACCCTCAGAGTGGGCCGCACCGCGACAGAGCGCGCCGGAAGGAACGCCTGA
- a CDS encoding TetR/AcrR family transcriptional regulator encodes MRRLSFEERRSELLDAAVRVIGREGLAAATTRAIVAEADMPLGAFHYVFASRDDLIAAIVEHITEQERLAAWMDADTDATCAEVLARGLDAYLRLLESEPQREMTLLDVATHAMRHDPEAVQRQWATYRAAARASLSYAAELARITWTRPLDELAWSLASCLDGLTLSWLSTRDSDAARRHIRLLADAFATYATPVKETTDAH; translated from the coding sequence ATGCGCCGACTCTCGTTCGAGGAACGCCGCAGCGAACTGCTCGACGCGGCCGTCCGGGTCATCGGCCGCGAGGGTCTGGCGGCCGCCACCACCCGCGCGATCGTCGCCGAGGCCGACATGCCGCTCGGGGCATTCCACTACGTGTTCGCCTCGCGCGACGACCTGATCGCCGCGATCGTCGAGCACATCACCGAGCAGGAGCGCCTCGCGGCGTGGATGGATGCCGACACCGACGCGACGTGCGCCGAAGTGCTGGCACGAGGCCTGGACGCCTACCTGCGGCTGCTCGAGTCGGAACCGCAGCGCGAGATGACCCTGCTCGATGTCGCCACGCACGCCATGCGACACGACCCGGAGGCGGTTCAGCGCCAATGGGCCACTTATCGCGCCGCGGCCCGCGCCAGCCTCTCCTACGCCGCCGAGCTCGCCCGCATCACGTGGACGCGGCCGCTCGACGAGCTGGCCTGGTCACTGGCGAGCTGCCTCGACGGACTCACCCTCTCGTGGCTCAGCACGCGCGACTCGGATGCGGCCCGCCGCCACATCCGTCTGCTCGCCGATGCCTTCGCCACCTATGCCACCCCCGTGAAGGAGACCACCGATGCTCACTGA
- a CDS encoding aminotransferase class III-fold pyridoxal phosphate-dependent enzyme — translation MSTPTLTPVYSYTKSNEAFARAVKVIPGGVPGHLGPSEGCFIPRSAYPLFSERAEGTRFWDVDGNEYIDYMCGYGPNVLGYGDADVAAAAQAQARKEDVVSLPSTTMIDLAELLVDTVASADWAFFAKNGGDTTTLAIMTARAATGRRRIVFIEGYYHGVAPWTQKLDYPGVLDTDVQGNIEVPWNDIEAMRRVFTEHRGEIAALIAQPYKHGNFFDNALPAQGYWQAVRRLCDEHGVVLIVDDVRAGWRLDLAGSDHFYGFEADLICFCKAIANGYNMSALCGKDSLREAVSSITYTGSYWMSAVPFAAGIATIEKLKAIDGPALFRELGTTLTAGLTEVAASHGRTLVASGEPALFYLRLADDESLMLHQRWIAECVQRGAFFSSHHNHFINAALTSADITRTLEIADEAFRAIEA, via the coding sequence ATGAGCACCCCCACCCTGACCCCCGTCTACAGCTACACGAAGAGCAACGAGGCGTTCGCCCGGGCCGTGAAGGTCATCCCCGGCGGCGTGCCCGGACACCTCGGCCCCTCCGAGGGCTGCTTCATTCCCCGTTCGGCATACCCGCTGTTCTCCGAGCGTGCCGAGGGGACCCGCTTCTGGGACGTCGACGGCAACGAGTACATCGACTACATGTGCGGCTACGGTCCGAACGTGCTGGGCTACGGAGACGCGGATGTGGCCGCCGCAGCTCAGGCGCAGGCGCGGAAGGAGGACGTCGTCTCGCTCCCCTCGACCACGATGATCGACCTGGCGGAGCTGCTGGTGGACACCGTCGCCAGCGCCGACTGGGCGTTCTTCGCGAAGAACGGCGGCGACACGACGACGCTGGCCATCATGACCGCCCGCGCCGCGACCGGCCGACGACGCATCGTCTTCATCGAGGGCTACTACCACGGCGTCGCACCGTGGACGCAGAAGCTCGACTATCCCGGCGTGCTCGACACCGACGTGCAGGGCAACATCGAGGTGCCGTGGAACGACATCGAGGCCATGCGCCGGGTATTCACCGAGCACCGCGGCGAGATCGCCGCACTCATCGCCCAGCCGTACAAGCACGGCAACTTCTTCGACAACGCCCTGCCCGCCCAGGGGTATTGGCAGGCGGTGCGACGGCTGTGCGACGAGCACGGCGTCGTGCTGATCGTCGACGACGTGCGCGCGGGCTGGCGGTTGGATCTCGCCGGCAGCGACCACTTCTACGGCTTCGAAGCGGACCTCATCTGCTTCTGCAAGGCCATCGCGAACGGCTACAACATGTCGGCGCTGTGCGGCAAGGACAGCCTGCGCGAGGCGGTGTCGAGCATCACCTACACGGGCAGCTATTGGATGAGCGCGGTGCCCTTCGCCGCCGGCATCGCCACGATCGAGAAGCTCAAGGCGATCGATGGCCCCGCCCTGTTCCGCGAGCTGGGCACGACGCTGACGGCGGGGCTCACCGAGGTGGCGGCCTCGCACGGCCGGACGCTCGTCGCCTCCGGCGAGCCGGCTCTGTTCTACCTGCGTCTCGCCGACGACGAATCGCTCATGCTGCATCAGCGGTGGATCGCCGAGTGCGTGCAGCGCGGCGCTTTCTTCAGCTCCCACCACAACCACTTCATCAACGCGGCCCTCACGAGCGCGGACATCACCCGGACGCTCGAGATCGCCGACGAGGCGTTCCGCGCGATCGAGGCATGA